In Oryctolagus cuniculus chromosome 18, mOryCun1.1, whole genome shotgun sequence, the DNA window ATGACACTGGCCCAGTCCCCGGGTAAGCCTGAGCCAGGTTACCCTCCcgctccaggggctgggggagtcAGGCTCTCACCACTCCTCTAGTCAACATTCTTAACACCTGCTCATTTCACACCCACGTGTTTGAGAGTtgtccctgccaccacctgggGCTGTGGATTTCCTGAGCAGCACTGACTGTGGATTATTTAGGTAGGAACACTGCCGATGGCTGAGGCTGCCTAGAttgccctgggctgggcaggcttGGTATCCTGAATCCTGAGCCCCTTGGCTGGTGTTACTATGGCAAGACCTAAGGAAGGCAGAACAAGGAgggcagacaggcagagggacacTACCCTTGCCCTGGGCCACGAGCCTCAGAACTAGGGTAATGTGGGCTTGTGGGCCTCCTGCAGAGGTCTGGGGGGAGGACCCTGTGATGCTCACACTGGCTCTGAAGATGGCCCGGCAAGACCTGACCCGTGCCCAGATGGAGCTTAACACCATGAAGGCCAACTTCGGAGATGTGGTACCCAGGAGGGACTTTGAAATGCAGGAGAAGACCAACAAGGATCttcaggagcaggtgctggggcacaggctgggccaggcagggtaGGATAGGGGCCAAGCAGGTAGGGAGTTCAAATCAGAGACCCTGCCCACAGCTGGATGGCCTGAAAGCTGACTATGAAGAGGTGCGCAAGGAGCATGAGCTCCTGCTACAGCTGCACATGAACACGCTCAAGGAGCGGGACCAGTTTTTATCGGAGCTGCACGAGATCCAGCGCACCTCCACGCCCCGGCCTGACTGGACCAAGTGCGAAGGTGGTGATGGCCACTGGGACCCCGGGGCCCACTGCAGGGGGTGGGCTGGACTTCAGCTCCCTCTCCGCACCTGCAGATGTGGTGGCTGGGGGCCCAGAGCGCTGGCAGATGCTGGCTGAGGGCAAGAACAGCGACCAGCTGGTGGACATCCTCCTGGAGGAGATTGGCGAGGGGCTGCTCCGGGAGAAGGACTTCTTCCCTGGTCTGGTAGGAGAGTCCTGGGCAGAAGGCTTGGACCAGTCGCAACAGCCAGGCAGTGCTGCTAAGGAGACCTGAGCTTCTAAGAGAACCATCTGGCTCTCTTCCTAGCTTGGGAGGGGGCCCAAGATGGACCTAGGGATGAGCTGATATCCTTCCTCCCTTCCAGGGCTTTGGGGAATCCATCCCCGCTTTCCTGCGGTTTGAAGGCCCCGTGCAGAACAAGAAGCCAACCAAGAAGGACGTGGTCAGCCTCCTCAAGGACGTCTGGAAGGAACGTCTAGCAGGGGATAAGGTCAGAGCTCACCAGCCTTGTTGGCTCGGTGTGAACTTCAGATCGGGTCGTCCAGGGGACCCCCTTGAGGTGCTGTGAGCCGGAAGGGGGAGGGCCAACCAACCCTGGAGCAGGCTGACCAAACATTTCCCTCATGCTGCAGAAAGAGAAGTTCCCAGACTTCTTCTTCAGTTTCCTGGAGCGTCGCTTTGGGCCCCGGGATGCCATAGCCTGGGCTTACACCCTTTTTGAAAACATCAAGCTGTTCCGCTCCAACGAGGTCATGAGTCAGTTCTATGCAGTTCTCATGGGAAAGGTGAGCTTGGGCCTGGCCTGCACCTACTTTCCGTGAGAAGGCAGAAAGGAGCTTTTGCCCCCAGCatagcccagctctgccctcactACTCCAGGAACAGCAAACGAGTGAATGCTTCCCTCCCTGTAGAGGAAGGAGAGTGTATATATCAACCAGAAGGAGTTACTGGCCTACTTGCTGAAGGAGATGACAAATGCTGACAGTCAGAACGAGGGGCTAATAACCATGGAGCAGTTCAGGTGAGCGGCCAGTCCAGGCCACCTCAAACTCCTGCCCACATCCCTGGGCAGGCTCCTGGGTATGCAGGGAATAAAGGGAGCTCAGTGCTTGCTGCCCTTCTGACCACTGgtgcaggcagcagaggacgcaggagatgggagggcagGCCTCAGCCACGGCCCGCTGGCCTTCGTGTCTCCCCACAGCACCATCCTCAAGAACACCTTTCCTCTAAAGAAGGGAGAGCATATTCAGGAGCTGATGGAGATAGGAGGCTGGCACCCCAACAGCAGCAATGCAGACTTGCTCAACTACCGCTCATTGTTTATGGAGGTGGGTCAGCGGCTCCAGGAACCTGCCCGGCCCCTAGCCTAGTCTTGGCTGCACCCTGGTCAGTGTGCCCCTCACCTTGCCTTGTGACCCCTCACAGGATGAGGAGGGCCATAGTGAGCCCTTTGTGCAAAAGCTGTGGGAACAGTACATGGATGAGAAGGATGAGTACCTCCAAGAGCTAAAGCAGGAGCTGGGCATGGAACTGTGAGTGACCGTGGGACCCTCAACCTATTCACAAGTCCCCAGGCTGGGCTAGTCCCTCAGGGTGGCATCTCAAGCCCCTGGATCTCCCTATGCACTAACTGTGCTGCCGGGCACTATACACTGCCCCAGCCTGGCAGAAAGGAGGGCACCTTGGCATCTGGAGTCAAGGCCTGCTTCTTTTTTCTTGTGGGCCAGCCGTGATGAAGTGACCGTATACAAGATGCGTGTAGCCCTGATGAACATCGACCCCAGCCTGGATAAGCAGACTCTGAGAGCCTACCTAAGCCAGGCCTTCCAGCTTCTGCCATCAGAACTGCCAGAGGAGGGCAATGAGAAGGAACACAGCATTGCGACAGGGCTCAAGACTGCAATGGAACAGCTGCAGGCGGCTGACATCAAGCGCATGGGACCTCGAGAGCAAGAGCCTGCAAACTAGGGCCCCACGGGCAGTCCGAGTGCTCCAGGGCTGCTAACCTCTGATTTTTAGTATAAAAATTTGTTGGAACCCATGGCTTTCTACAAGCTGTGCTAGGGAgtcaggggggtggggagggagacctAGCCCCTGGATATGCAACAAAACGCAGAATGTTCCATGATACTTTACTTTATTGATGTTAGGAGGCaaggaggagacctggaagagtatACAGGCCAAGGGACCCCAGATGCAGacagggcaagtgttgtggcctGGCCACTACTGGGCAGGGAAGACGGAATTGCCACTGAATGCACAGGGGATGAGCAGCTGCCGGTATTCCAGGGGCAGATGCCGCTCCACAAGGACGTGCAGTGAGACTTGGTCAGTGACCAGGCCCTGCctgcagcagagggagagaaCGGACAGATGGTGTCAGCGTCAGCACTCCCACACCCGCACCCCCCATTCCTCACACTCACCGCCGCATCAGCAGTTCCAGATCCTCCGGCCTCACAGTCTTGCGGCCAGCATGGGCAGCAAATACCTCCAGGTCATTGCAGAGATGCTGGAAATACTTGTCTAGACTGCCAAGGTGAGGGGAGGGAAGATGGACGGTCTGTTGCTGACCTGAGGgcgcctctccccaccccaggtgTCTAGAACTCACCATTTCTCCACCACCTCAAGAGCTGCCTTCTCCATGGGCATCTTAGCATAGAAGCTAAAGAGTTTTGCATAGTGGTTCAGTCCAGTCTTATGTGGATCCTGacggggcctggggccagcagctCGGGGCCTGGGGGGACGCCTGGCCAACACAGGCTCTGAAGACACACTGGGGGCAGGAGTGGACAGAGATGGCTGAATTGCTGTCTGAAAAGGTCCCAATTCAAAGACAAGTTTTGCTGGCTCCTGTGGAGGCTGGGGACCATGTGCTAATCAACCTGGATTAGCAACCCCAGccttggggggagggcaggggccaccTAGAGGCCTAGTCTTTCCTTGGGTCCTGTTCCTTCCCAGACTGGACCCAATGTTTTAGTCTAGCCCCTGCTTGCTCAGGAACGTGACCTCCAGGCCACAAAatggcttttttctccccttAGTCCACGACTGCCTATCCCCTAAtccacctccaggaagccttctgtgACTATATACTGATCTTGTACTTCCCCTCCACCCAGGTTCCTCTAAGCCTCCAGGATGACAGACACATTCTCAGGGAACATCCCCCAATGCGTGCCGCTCTGCTAGGTAACCATCTGTGTAACTATAGGAAGGGGACAACCGACGCCAGGGTCAGTGCCTGCCCCCTTCCCATGAAGACCATGAGGTGGCGGCGTCACGGGGTCTTACACTGCAGCACCAGGCCGCGGGGTTGGCTCAAGGAATGGAGGCGGCTGTTCAGCCTGGAGAAAGCTGGGGGTCCTGGAGGCCATTGCTGGACTTGCTGCggaggaaaggcagagtcataggaGGCTCAGGCTTGACCATCCCACCTCGTCCCACAGGCCTGGTCCTTGTCCTCGCTCAAAAGTCCCACCAGCTCCAGCCACACAGTGACCCTCAGAGTCTTCCTGGCCCTCTAACACCCCTAGTACCTAGAAATACAACCCAAGCAAGCTCCTGTGATGTGTCAGGGCTTGAACACAATGTCAccatgtggggccggtgctgtggtgtaacaggttaagccgccacctgcggggctgacatcccatatgggtgctggttcaagtcccggctgctcctctttcagtccagctctctgctatggcctgggaaatcagcggaatATGGCCGAAGTGCaggggcccctgtacctgcatggaagacccggaagaaggtcctatCTCCTGATCAGCCGAgttctgaccattgaggccacttgcggactgagccaacagatggaagactttgtctctccctctctctgcgactctacctctcaactaaatacataaatcttaaaaaaaaaaaaaaaaaaaaaagccaccactCACCACGATCCCTGCTCTGGGCCTCTTACCTGCCCTGCCAGAGGGGTCCTCATCTCCTGAAGATACATCCGACTCCTCAGCCTCCACGGCGCCCTGGGATCCCATTGATTCTGTCACCTCTGGAGGAGCAGCAGGCCATGGATGTGGCTCTGAGAGCAGAAAGACAGAGTAGCAAAGACAGACCCGCCCACTGAGGGGAGACGGTCCAGAGCAGTACCAGGACACACAGATCTGCGATCTCCGGGCCCAACACTGACTCTGCTCTTAGAAGCAGGAGGGGCCCACAACCAGGAAGCACACATATGGGCTTGAGGATGGACAACCACTAGCGCCAACTCTCACCCAAGTTAAGCTTAGCTCCAGGCCACTTGTCCCACATACTCACTGTCATTTTGCAGCCCAGGCTGACTGCTCTGTGTCCAGTGGTCCACAGCCTTCTCTGTATCTTCAGTCTCATTGTGAGAGGGATGGGGCAGGGAGTGATGCACACTAGGGGAACGGCCAACCAAGGGCTGGGAGAAGGGCTGGGTGTCCTCCAACACAGTGTCCGTTGGCACAGTAGCCACAGGGGTTCTGAGGCTATTACCTAGAGGTCAAGGGCACTCAATGTATGCAATGCCTACCTGCTACTACCCAGAATTaccaggccctgggctgtgggctcCCTGGGTCGGTCCCGAGGAAGAGAAGACAACACAGCCTTCAGCCTTACCTCCCTTGCACAGCTCTCGTGCTCTTGGCCTGGCATTCCCAGGCCTCCACAGCTGCTCCCTAGTCCCTGAGCAGCGCATCTGTGCCTCAGCTCTCCACTTCTCACTCTGCCCCTCTAGCCAGGACCCCCGTCTTACTATGGTGAATTTAAGCTAAAATCAAGTTCCTGGGTCTGCTCTGATCGGCTAGCTGATCCTGAAACTCTGCATTTTCAACCTGCCAACAAGCTCCAGCCACACCAACCTCCCTTCCACACTCTGTCCTGTAGCTTCTCAAGGATACGACGTTCTCAGAAACACTTGGAGAGGGCTCTTACAGGCCTGTGTAACCTACCACACTATCAAGGATGGAACACCTTGTGGAAAGAGAGCAGAAACTCTTCATAGACTTACTGGCCACGCTagctccctggctttggccacacTGAGAAGGGAGCAATGCCAGACTCAGCACACCTCCTATCTATCATAGAGGGAGAACTTTCTCCAAAAGCCGCAAGTGGAAAACCTCAATGTTACCTGAAGGAGCCAAAGAAGTATCTCGCAGATCTTGCAAAAGGACACCCACGTCCACAGCTCGGCGGGTGGGGGGTCTACGGGCCAAACCAGGCCTCTTCACAGACTGTGGCTGAACAGGGGTGGCAAAGGTCAGGTTGAGAGAGCTGGTGGGAAGGAGGAGGCACATGGGGAAGTCAGGCACCTGAGCTCTCGTCACTCTGAATGCAGCCACTGTGCCGAGAGGCTAAGACAGTCAGGGAGCAATGTGACAGATTCCACCTCAGCCAGTACCCTGCCTCCCCGAGCTTCTCCACCAAACCCAAACAAGCAGCATCACCTGGTGAGGGAGGAGGCGCCGGCAGTCTCAGGAGGCTCTGTCAACGACCAGCGAGAGGATGTAAAAACAAGAAATCACATAAGTTACCAGGCCCTCTCAGGGAGGAGAAACCGGGTACCAACAGATGGTGCCCAGGGCCTCACCTTGGGAGAGAGGCAGCCCTTGGTCCACTTCTTGCTGAAACACTGACAgcctcagcctctgcttcctcctgccaTGGGCCAACAGGCCTGGCGCCAGGCTCGTGGTGGGCTCAAGTTCAGGAAGTTGCAGCTCCAGGCTACAAAGATGGAGTTCATCTCAGAGAAGCCTAATTCTGGCTCTGGGGGCTCTCAAGAAGCTCCCCATTAGATCCGCCCAACAGCCCAGTCCAACGGGGAGACTACTCTTCACCTGCCCCGACTGCTTTCCCGTCTAGGGGGCTGGACCACCGGCGGCGCTGGTGCGGGCTTCACCACTGACTTTGGCACAAGGACAGAAGATTCTGGGGCTGTAAACAACACCGAGAGGCTGGGGCTGACAGGACAGGCTTCCTGAAGGAAGGCTACCACAGGACCAGTGTTGGACTGGCCGCCGACTCTGCCCACCGGCCAGCACCCACTGACCTGTAAGTAGGATGTTCTTCAGCAGAGTCCGGGGTGTCTGTTCGTCCAGGTGTCTACTGGCCTGGGTGTGGGCCAGTCGGCTGACAGACTATGAACAAAAGCACCAAACAACCAGTCTGTTTGCTTAGAAATTCCCTCAAGGTACGCACCAGAGTACAGCTAGACTTGAGCGACCCCTGAAGGCAACCAGGACCCTAGAATGGCCAGTGGGCTGGGCACTTACCCTGGTCCCATGGGAGTGTCGTCTGGCAGTCGACTTTCTTTGGCTGCTCCGCCTCCTGGGTGAAGGCGTTTCAAGCAGGGTTCTCTGGGTCCTGTATAAAGATCAGTGGATGTGGGAATTACAGaggggctgggggtagggggcagAGGATGAAGGCCCGACTTGCCTTCACCAGGGGTCTTGGCCTGAAGCCCTTTAGTGCCTCCCGTAGTCCCTGTTCCCGGCCCTGGGTCAACAGGAGTGTAGGTGAAGGAGAACCCCAGGCTATGGAAGAGACAAGGAACATGACTGACTCAGCCAGAAAGAGCGGCTGAGGTGTCACAGAGGTGACCACAGCAGAATCCTAAGAGGACAGCAGTGGCTGACTGCTGACAAGAGGAGCAACGGAAGGGTATCCATCCCAGACTTTAAAATAGCAACCTTTGTACTCCAAAAATACGTGCAATTACCGTGtgtccactaaaaaaaaaaaaaaaaaaaaaaaaaaaaaacaaaaaaacacacacacacacacacaaaaaacctttCTTTAAAATCCAAGGATATCTGCGTATTCTTAAGGGTTCTAAGTATTTGTCAGGATATGACAGCAACTTTCACATGAGCCACCCCAGCCCTCGTCTCTCCACTGCAATCAGGTCCCAGAGCCAGGTTAACGTCGCCAGGGCTCCCAACTCATCAGCACTACCACGAGTGGCTTCCCGTCCCCTATAAAGGAACTGCACTGGCTCAGGCCGACAGATACCAACTTCTGCACACTCTGCACCCATGAGCTCACCACGTCCCTCACAAACTGACACTCCCGCCAAGTCAGGCCAAGTTCCCTGCTCCCCAGCAAAGCGACTTTCCAGTTCCTGCCTCCCGACTGGGCTCTCCGGCTCCTCGCCCATCTTCCAGCTGGGAGCCACAGAGACAACAGCGAAAGGTGGAGAAGTTCAAGGCAGAGCCTGGACACACACCCCCTGGGCTGCTGTGAAAGTAACCcagagaacagaacagaaactcagaCTCTGAGCGCCTGTCCGTCCCTCGGGTCGGGCTCTGTGGTCCCGAGGCCGGGCTGCCCCGAACCCCAAGAAGTGGGGGCATAAACATCTGCGCCCGCACCCAGCTGGGGCGGTGACGTCAGTTCTCAGGGATCTGGACTCAGTGTCTCTCTCCGAACGGGGGTGGCACCAGATTCCACCCCGATCTCACTCCCGCGCCCCGACGCTCAAGCACTCGAGCAGCACCCTCCAGTACCCAGCTCGAATACTCCGGGGTCGCCGCGGGGAGCGCGAGTCCGCTGTATCCAACACGCGCCGTAGCAGCGTGCGCGTCGTAGGCTCGCTGTTGGGACTGTAGCCGTCAGCCATGGCTTCAGCCGCCCAGCGTCTCAACCGCCCCCACAGCCGCAGCCGCAGCGTTCCCGCCACCCTATTTAAGGGAAGTCTCGCGATACTGCTGCACAGGCCCACGGGAATTGTAGTTCTCGCCCTACCGCGGCACGCTGCGTGTTGCGTGGTGATCTGGAACCCTGGCCTCATGAGGATCCCTACGTGGAGTGAGCCTGGGCAAGTGGATGCAACCGATCCAAGTCTTGGTTTTCTCGTCTGTACATTGAAGATGATACACACCTAATAAGGAACGTGTAATGATTTCATGAATCAATGCTTCATGCTGGTCTGATACTGGGAAAGAGAGAATCAATAAACAGCCGTCACTATTAGAATACCACTCtgccggctcaataggctaatcctccgcctgcggcgccggcacaccaggttctagtcccagttggggcgccggattctgtcccgcttgcccctcttccaggccagttctctgctgtggccagggagtgcagtggaggatggcccaagtgcttgggacctgtaccccaagggagaccaggataagtacctggctcctgccatcagatcagcacggtgcaacAGCCGccgctgccattggagggtgaaccaacggcaaaggaagacctttctctctgtctctctctctctctcactgtccactctgcctgtcaaaaaacaaacaaacaaaaaaacaccactcagtcccatctccctctcccagaAAGGGGAGACACTTGAGCCTGGGAAAAGAACTTTGTGCTATGGGTGACCTGGTCAGCTTTGCATAAGTAAGAGCTCTGTAGGGTCTAGGGTCTGAATCTATCAGAAGAGACTAGGTTTATAGGCTCCAGGTTTAGTTACTGAGTCATTTGTGATCCGGAACAAATGTTGGTATCTCTAAACAAGGCCGCTGTGGAATGAATCCCAGTTATAAAAGTTCTGTTAATGCTGGAAGTGCTTACCATATTTTCCACCAGTTGATAGTCCTGCTCCCAGATTGAGTGTTAGGTACCTGATACCCCACACAGGCATGAACATGTATGTGCTTGTTAGAAAATGGAGAAGCAAAGAGGGCCGGTGTGGTGGCAGAGGCCGgagtctggctgcttcacttcccatccagctccctggaatgtGCCTgagcaagcagtggaagatgacccaagtacttgggcccctgccacccctgtgagtgGTCATGATTGAGTTTCTGGGTCCtcgcttcagcttggcccagacctggtgttgcagccatttacagagtgaactggtggatggttCATTGTCTgtctttattataaataaataaataatttttaaaaaatggagcaaagaaaaatagatttttgctTCTCAAAGAGAGTTGCAGAAGAAAAGCATAACCAATATTTCTTATCATTTAGATCTGATTTCCCTGTTATCTGAGTTTGCCAGTCCTTTACAGACACATTTTGATGATAACTATCAACTACCTAAATGCAATATTTGTTTATTAGTAAAGCTTGAACTGGATAATAGAAAGAAAACACCAACATCTTTCAAAAAAGTTCGAAACAGGAGCTTAAGTCTGTGCACTTATTCTGTGTGCTCATATAGTTGATTAAGCTTCATAGTAATTAATGGTttaaagcaggttaagccgctgtctgcagtgccagcatcccatatgggcacctgatcaattcctggctgctccacttctgatccagctccctagtaatgcacctggaagaacagtgaaagatggtccaagtgtttgggtccctgcacccacatgggagacccaaaggaaagctcctggctcctggctttggcctggcccagccctagccgttgtggccacttggggagtaaaccagtggatggaggatctctttctctcttctctctctgtatctctgcctttcaaataaatacattttttaaagctaaTAATAAAGTtaacaagtttttttcttttgtaagtttttgtttatttaaagatttatttatttatttgaaaggcagagttacagagagagggggagagacagagatgttccatctgctggttcactccccaaatggttgcaaaggcctaaagccaggagcctggaactccatccgggtctcccacgtaggggcaggtgcccaaacactagggccaaaTGCTGcattccaaggtgcattagcagggggctgtagcagacgtggagcagccgggccttggaCCTTCACAGGGGATTCCCAACAGCAGCCCAACCTGCttcgccacaatgccggcctctttTGCAAGCTTTCAAATACCctgcctgttttgtttttatataaaataattataaataacacATACTAGGGTTCCATTTCATATCTGTGAGGGAAAAAAATGAGCGTATGTCAAGAGAaagggtgaagaggcccaagaaAAAGTGAGCAGAAGTGGGAATTCAGCAAAAGCAGGCTGGTTTGTAGCCCATTCCTGGGGAGAATTGCCTGGCTCCTCCCACATTTTCCAAAGGCCTTGGTCGCCATTTTCCCCCCCAAAGCAGTGGAGCTGGGCAGGCTGTTTTGTTGTAATGCAAATTAGTTTGCCTATTCCACAAGCCATTTTGGATTAGCTGGTTCCAGccgggctactctgcttctgagccagtttcctgctaagccCGCctagggcagcagatgatggctctagtacctGAAtcctggccacccacgtgggagacccggatggagttagagctcttggcttcggccttttgggggcatttggggatggaagatccttgtcactctgctttcaaataaattaatacttttttttttttttttaaaggaaggaacCTTATAATAACCCCAAGTTGCCTGCGGAATAAAAATCTCAAACCTTTTAATACGGCTCAGTCGAATCTTTCCCGCCTTCTGCGGTCCTCCTCCCAGGCTCAATAGGGCGGGGCAACTACCCCTCCCCACCCAAGCTTTTCCACGTTTTTTCTTCTTGGACCCTGGCCCCCATTTTCTCCTCTGTCCTGTTGATTCCTTTCTACGCATTTACATCTGTCCTCCAAAAAGGCATTCCTCCAGGTGGTCTGGTTCCACACTCCACTGCTTTGCAGATAGGCAGGTGCCCATTTAAGTCACTAAGGGAATCAACGCACGCAGCGGCTGAATCGGGATTGTCCTCAGAGCAGTGAAAGGTGCTCCTGACGCCCTTCGGACGCCGGGGCCCATGTTTCTTCTCACTCCCCCTGCAGGAATGTCATCGATTCTAAGGCACGGGGTTTGGGATCTCTTGGGGTAGGGAACAACCTCGCCCCAATTCTGGTCCACAGTAACCCGACCTCTCCCTTAGGCGGCGCGCAAGGCCGCGCCCACCGAGCTCAGCGCCAGGCATCACGGGACTTGTAGTCTCCGTGAGGGCACACTTACGGCGCTTGCGCACTTGTGAGGGGGCACGTTCCTCACCCCCATCAGGATTCCGGGTCCTTGTGAGGGACAGTCCCTGCAACAGCGTTCCAACCGGACACAGCGCTCTCGTCCTCCAGGAACAAGCCAGGTCGGGGAATACTCCGCTCTGCAAAGGTTGTTGGAGGGCTTTGAAAAGCGGTAGGAATAAGCACGCCCCCTCTCCGGAAGTGAGCGACGCCTGGCGCGGTGCATTGTGGGGGGCGTAGTCCTCCTTCCCAGGCGGTCCTTCGCGGCGTCCCCGGGGCCGACTCCCGAGCGCAGGCGGGCGGCCGGGCAGGCGTCGCAGCGCGGGCCGGCGGGAAGCGTACTCTGGGCACGGGGCGCCGGGCAGGCCCGGCTGCGCCAGGCGGCAGTAGTGGGAGGCTGCCTAAAGCCTCGCGCGGCGCCGCCCGTCGAAGGGCGGGCGGCGGCGGACCGACCCGGCCGTCGAAGGGCGCAGGAGGCCGGAGGGGCCGTGCTGGGCGGCGCGGCGCAGCGCAGCCATGCCTGGCTTTACGTGCTGCGTACCGGGCTGCTACAATAACTCGCACCGGGACAAGGCGCTGCACTTCTACACGTTTCCTAAGGACGCTGAGCTACGGCGCCTGTGGCTGAAGAACGTGTCCCGTGCCGGCGTCAGTGGGTGCTTCTCCACCTTCCAGCCCACCACGGGCCACCGTCTCTGCAGCGTTCACTTCCAGGGCGGCCGCAAGACCTACACGGTGCGTGTCCCCACCATCTTCCCGCTGCGCGGCGTCAATGAGCGCAAAGTAGCGCGCAGACCCGCGGGAGCTGCGGCGGCTcgccgcaggcagcagcagcagcagcagcagcagcaacaacaacagcagcagcaacagcaacagcagcagcaacagcagcagcagcaacagcagcagcaagcgTCGCCGTCCGCCTCCACTGCCCAGacctcccagctgcagcccaacCTGGTGTCTGCCTCCGCGGCCGTGCTCCTCACCCTTCAGGCCGCCGTAGACAGCAACCAGGCTCCGGGATCCGTACCGCCGGCTCCCACCACCCCCTCCGGAGAAGACGTGAAGCCCATCGACCTTACTGTGCAGGTGGAGTTCGCAGCCGCAGAGGGTGCGGCCGCAGCAGCTGCTGCGTCGGAGCTAGAGGCCGCCACAGCGGGGCTGGAGGCCGCCGAGTGCCCCATGGGCCCCCAGTTGGTGGTGGTCGGGGAAGAGGGCTTCCCTGACACTGGCTCCGACCACTCTTACTCGCTGTCGTCAGGCACCACGGAGGAGGAGCTGCTGCGCAAGCTGAACGAGCAGCGGGATATCCTGGCGCTGATGGAAGTGAAGATGAAAGAGATGAAGGGCAGCATCCGTCACCTGCGTCTCACCGAGGCCAAGTTGCGCGAAGAGCTGCGCGAGAAGGATCGTCTCCTGGCCATGGCTGTGATCCGCAAGAAGCACGGGATGTGAACGGGTCGCCCTGCGGCCTGCGGCAGTCCTCAGGCCGCTGTGGGACTCCCCTGGACTCCTGGGGCACTAGTTGACAGTACTGAGGATTAGGGCAGCTGGACTCATGCTGGTGATCTGGCGATCTCACTTGTTTCCTCCGTACACAGCGGTCTGGGGCCTCCGACTCTGCACTGGTGACACCAGCATTTGTGACTTGGTTTACCCTCTTTCCCCAGTTTATGTTGCAGATTCTGGTCAAGCAGAGGCTTCAGAACCAGTGAACTTGAAACTTAACCCctgagggttgcaggtgggatgc includes these proteins:
- the TSNAXIP1 gene encoding translin-associated factor X-interacting protein 1 isoform X6; its protein translation is MDSSQSRCCSFSSVSRTHPRPSGVTMDGFSISGSKSTQKHTLSQKRKTLPFHFSMGSHLSPWPTHASGQTILQKRKPCSSDDYQRRSGSWQQPLSTAKPRYLEQLENYLRKELLLLDLGTDNSQELRLQPYREIFEFFIEDFKTYKPLLSSIKNAYEVMLAHQREKIRALEPLKAKLVTVNEGCNEKILAMRAEERNELSMLKTEKMHLLKLIDKKNEEKISLQSEPPPHQVTKLRKNLAEEYLHYLTERDARKILIADLNELRYQREDMTLAQSPEVWGEDPVMLTLALKMARQDLTRAQMELNTMKANFGDVVPRRDFEMQEKTNKDLQEQGFGESIPAFLRFEGPVQNKKPTKKDVVSLLKDVWKERLAGDKKEKFPDFFFSFLERRFGPRDAIAWAYTLFENIKLFRSNEVMSQFYAVLMGKRKESVYINQKELLAYLLKEMTNADSQNEGLITMEQFSTILKNTFPLKKGEHIQELMEIGGWHPNSSNADLLNYRSLFMEDEEGHSEPFVQKLWEQYMDEKDEYLQELKQELGMELRDEVTVYKMRVALMNIDPSLDKQTLRAYLSQAFQLLPSELPEEGNEKEHSIATGLKTAMEQLQAADIKRMGPREQEPAN
- the TSNAXIP1 gene encoding translin-associated factor X-interacting protein 1 isoform X3; amino-acid sequence: MTTGCTLPQLTRRRVLAARSPACLPESGNGLLTVAVLQLLVCVEPFHFSMGSHLSPWPTHASGQTILQKRKPCSSDDYQRRSGSWQQPLSTAKPRYLEQLENYLRKELLLLDLGTDNSQELRLQPYREIFEFFIEDFKTYKPLLSSIKNAYEVMLAHQREKIRALEPLKAKLVTVNEGCNEKILAMRAEERNELSMLKTEKMHLLKLIDKKNEEKISLQSEPPPHQVTKLRKNLAEEYLHYLTERDARKILIADLNELRYQREDMTLAQSPEVWGEDPVMLTLALKMARQDLTRAQMELNTMKANFGDVVPRRDFEMQEKTNKDLQEQLDGLKADYEEVRKEHELLLQLHMNTLKERDQFLSELHEIQRTSTPRPDWTKCEDVVAGGPERWQMLAEGKNSDQLVDILLEEIGEGLLREKDFFPGLGFGESIPAFLRFEGPVQNKKPTKKDVVSLLKDVWKERLAGDKKEKFPDFFFSFLERRFGPRDAIAWAYTLFENIKLFRSNEVMSQFYAVLMGKRKESVYINQKELLAYLLKEMTNADSQNEGLITMEQFSTILKNTFPLKKGEHIQELMEIGGWHPNSSNADLLNYRSLFMEDEEGHSEPFVQKLWEQYMDEKDEYLQELKQELGMELRDEVTVYKMRVALMNIDPSLDKQTLRAYLSQAFQLLPSELPEEGNEKEHSIATGLKTAMEQLQAADIKRMGPREQEPAN
- the TSNAXIP1 gene encoding translin-associated factor X-interacting protein 1 isoform X1, yielding MDSSQSRCCSFSSVSRTHPRPSGVTMDGFSISGSKSTQKHTLSQKRKTLPFHFSMGSHLSPWPTHASGQTILQKRKPCSSDDYQRRSGSWQQPLSTAKPRYLEQLENYLRKELLLLDLGTDNSQELRLQPYREIFEFFIEDFKTYKPLLSSIKNAYEVMLAHQREKIRALEPLKAKLVTVNEGCNEKILAMRAEERNELSMLKTEKMHLLKLIDKKNEEKISLQSEPPPHQVTKLRKNLAEEYLHYLTERDARKILIADLNELRYQREDMTLAQSPEVWGEDPVMLTLALKMARQDLTRAQMELNTMKANFGDVVPRRDFEMQEKTNKDLQEQLDGLKADYEEVRKEHELLLQLHMNTLKERDQFLSELHEIQRTSTPRPDWTKCEDVVAGGPERWQMLAEGKNSDQLVDILLEEIGEGLLREKDFFPGLGFGESIPAFLRFEGPVQNKKPTKKDVVSLLKDVWKERLAGDKKEKFPDFFFSFLERRFGPRDAIAWAYTLFENIKLFRSNEVMSQFYAVLMGKRKESVYINQKELLAYLLKEMTNADSQNEGLITMEQFSTILKNTFPLKKGEHIQELMEIGGWHPNSSNADLLNYRSLFMEDEEGHSEPFVQKLWEQYMDEKDEYLQELKQELGMELRDEVTVYKMRVALMNIDPSLDKQTLRAYLSQAFQLLPSELPEEGNEKEHSIATGLKTAMEQLQAADIKRMGPREQEPAN